Within Populus trichocarpa isolate Nisqually-1 chromosome 6, P.trichocarpa_v4.1, whole genome shotgun sequence, the genomic segment GAAGGTTCTACTCTCTAATCTCTAGGCTATAGTTACATACATCTAATTGAATCAACAGATTCTTACCTAATGGATTATTTTATCTAACGCACATGAAAGAGTAATGAACGTTTACCTGGCATGTTATCATTTGTATTCCACCACTGATAAGTAAAAATCTCCGGCCCAGTCTATCGACTGTTGCGATAGCAATAAAGGTAGAGGAACAAAGAGCTGCTCCAGTCACAGCTGAGGAGTAGAGGGAAGCATTGCGCCCAAATCCCATACTTTGAAACAGCACTGGAGCATAGAAGAGAATAGAATTTATTCCTGTCAGAATCTGAAATGCTGGTAGCAGGATTGCCATAACCAATTGAGGCCTGTTCCTTTTTATAAGGATGTTTCTGAATGGATGCTTGATTGAGTTAGCCAACTCACTTGCATCAACCATGTCGTCAAATTCTGCATCAACATTTTTGGTTCCTCTGATTTTCTCTAGGACTTTTCTTCCTTTATCTCGCATTCCCCGTTCGATTAAACTATTAGGTGTCTCAGACAGATATATCCCTCCCACAGTCATCAATATAGCTGGAAATGCTGCTAGGCCTAGAGAGAGTCTCCATCCCCATGGCTTAAGCTTTTGTGTTCCATAATTAACCATGTTTGCCGTGAAGACTCCACTGGTAGTTGCTAACTGAAACATCATGTTTAGTGCTCCTCTGAGATGAGTTGGTGCCATCTCTGATAAGTATAGTGGAACagcctggaaaaaaaaaactatgtattaTTACTGGAACACATCCGCTCTCTTTTGATCACCacattttcaattcatttccATAACTTATAAGGAAGAATGTGCTTTGTTACAGGAAATATCTTGAAGCAGAATGAAGCACCTGATTTCCAAATCCAATGCCGACACCAAGCATGATCCGACCCATGAGAAGCATTGCCAGGTTGATGGATGTGGCATTTAAGATTGCTCCAATAAGAAAGCTGGAACCACCACAGATTATACTTATTCGACGTCCATAAATTCTTGTGATAGGACTTGCAACCAGAGATGAAACCAAACCAGCAAGGTAGAGAGAAGAGGTAAAGGCTGATAGCCCTTGGTCATTGTACTTGCAGTAGTTGTTTTCATGAGCACGCTGCTTCTTTTCATATACACCATGGAAAAATTTCTTAAGAAATCCATCCATTGATGTCACTCCTCCTGTTAATCATTGAAGTCGGTATACAAAAAACTCAGTTTTGAAGCAGAATCCGAAAGGTTATAGAACTCCAAcattttcaagattttgttctttcctttattACATTTCTTAGTTTCTCTTTTCGTCTCCGAGATTAATGCCAACTAATCTCTAATCATCGTGATCCTAATTTTATCATAAGAAGACAaccttgaaaaatcaaattgcaACATGAATTAACATGACATCTTCAAGGAAgcattgaaaattataaaaacagaaaatgaaCATTCAAGGAGATCTCATCTAGTATATTTGTTATCATCGATGTTCAATGGAGTCTTTTTTGGCAGCCATGATGGGTTCTAGATGCTGGTTGTGTCAAGATTATCTATTTCTAGTAGGAAACAATAACTTGAATAGCTGCTATCAAGATCTATTTTTCAGGAgaagaacctaaaaaaaattatccctgCAGTCTGTCAAcgattaatttcaatttctatTACAAAATTTGCATTTCTTTGTGCagaaattgaataattaattatttattttaatctctcATCATCATTATAATCTCAGAAATGTGCAAGGAGACCGAAAACCCTTGTGGTTTGAATTCTGGTTATATTCATCATCCAGAAAACTTTCACTttctatttcatcattgcctttgACACATGACAACCACCTAACTTTCATCCTTTCCAAAATCTAAAGAAATATTCCAGTTAGAATATTCTCTTTCAACAAACTTTACCACAAAAACAGTATCAATTCATCAATCTCCATcaagttttgacaaaaaaaaaagaagggaaaatgtACCTGAAATCCCAATATCATAGCCAAAGAGAGAGCCACCAACAGCAGCAATAACACATGCAATGATTACAGAACAGGTGACTCTCCCTTGATACTGCTCTGCCCTCTCCTTGGCCACACCAGCCGGCCCAATAGACCCTCCTGCCATCTTCAAAGCTCAAGTACCAGAATCAACAGAGAGACACAGacccttttcttgtttttccagAGACAATTCAACAAAAGGAGAAACACTCTTCTATAATCTCAACTCTGATCATGTGGGATTTGAAAACTATATAATGAGCTTGGCAGAAAACATGGGTTTATCCATATGTTTGCACAGACAAGATGGCAATAATGATAAAGACATGATGGAAGTTTATTTGTTTCCTCAGGAGCTTGTTTCGGTGCAACAGAGTTTTCAGTTTCACAACTAACAATTAGCGGTcagaatttatttttgcattttaaaaacacctttttaatttgaaaatgttttacttttttttattttaaataaaatttttaatatatttttgtattattttaatatactaatataaattaataataataatactttaaaaaacaatattactgCAATTCTACACAAATTCTTATTATAAAAAGCATttctatttcttctttctttttctttttttgataaaggcatttctgtttttttcaaaGGATTGGCCATTCATAGccaatatttatttcttctccTAGAAAAATGAAAGGTCAATTTGGTAGTTGCACATATGGTATCcgaatttaatattatgggtttGTTACAAAATCAATGCCTATATTAGAAAATTTCATGGGGTTATgcattgaatttaaatataataattcgAATAAATCCATTGGTTTAGGCATTTTATCCATCCaacttaataaatatttattatataggcatcatttatttatttatagtacATAATCTATGTGTTTTggataaattattaaagatattttatttataagaccGTCTGGTATTGTGAtaggaattgatttttaaatttgtaaatatatcaaaataatatttttttttatttttaatactaacacatcaaaacaacttgaaaactaaaaaaaaaataatttaaagtaaaaaaaataaaaaaaataattttttaaaaatatatttttgaaatgtaaaaaaaaaggatttataaATACTAAACTAATGGAATTGACTTGGAgtgatattaataattatttattaatttgggAATTGCTGAAATTGTGTGgtctaattttttgtttgtatgcAAAAATATAGATAGATAAGTGCTATATTTGAGTgttgttattgattttaatagtgcttaaaagtaaaataatgattgtttttttaaagtattttttatttaaaaatatataattttttattttttaaaaattatttttattaatagtatatcaaaataatttaaaaatattaaaaaaataaactaaaaaaaatcacagaaaatgattttaacagcaaaaataaatagtcaCTTTATAGTATGCACTTTGGTGGTTTTCTTTCCACTTGGAGTGCAAATCTTTAATGAGTTTGTTAGCCAGCCAGTGTTTCTTTAATGACTTAAACTTTCCAATTACAAAGTGTGATCGTTTTTTTggtatctcatttttttaatttatttgagagagtaatgataattgttttaaaatgtttttttgtttgaaaatatattaaattaatattttttatttttaaaaattattttttaataccaacatatatttaaaaatactaaaaaaaataatttaaaataaaaaaatcaaaatctttagAAACCTCCGGTTAAGAAACACCCCTGAAAATTCCTACCGCCAAAATGCAAGTTGGAACTCGGCCAATAAAACCAAGTCTCTGTGGGTATAATAaccactttattttatttttttcatattatgaAAGACAAAAACTTCATAGTGATCCAATTATGTCTGCAAGACACGCGTGAatgtgtttggaagtgtagttgcagttattttttaaaagtattttttacttgaaagtatattaaaataatatttttttactttttaaaaattatttttaacatcaacatcaaaattatctaaacttaccaaaaaagaatattaaattaaaataattttaatttttttcaaaaaaatcttcttcaaCACAAACAAACAGAGCCACGTTAAACCAGTTTTGTGTGAATTTATGATATGCACTATTGACATTCTTACCCTTCAGATGCCATTTTGTTCACGCCAAAGAGTTCCTCCCTTTTCCACTCACTAAACTAACGCCACGAAATCCAAGTCAAAGTCTAACCCCTGACATCATTCACAAGTCGGCAGCCCCCCGCTCACGACTTTTTGTACTCATATtttgctcttttctttttttaaaaaaaaataaaataaaatcattcacATTTGATTTATGTAAAATGTTTGCATCAAATAACGAATGAGCAATAGTATATACTAAGTTATGGTGTTCGCGATACGCCGTAGGTCAActgaaatgttaaaaaatatatatatatggaagttGTTACATTTTTTAGGGTAgccatgaaaaatatcaaatgtgTATTCAAAGTCTAATCACTgtgtttaataaaaacaaattgactatcatatatgttaataaaataatattttaaaaaaaatattaacaatgaaCAAAGATTGAGAAATATATTCACCATACATAATGtgatttaacatattttttttatcactagtcaattgtttttcaaaaaaaaaattaaatagaaataaataacatgttttttttatgtagctTTGCAGCATGTCATGGTCCTTGCTTGGTTAAGGTTAAACTCTAATTGTATTGGAGTCGGCTCGCGATGGTctatttgacaaaaataaatcaaacacgACCTTGTCATATCTGTTCAAAACCTAATCTgggcattaaaaaaattttgatgcGCTGTTGTTTTAACTCTTGCCTAATCTGATCAAGCTTAACcgtgaaaacaataaaacaccGGAGGATATATTCGAAAAGATTGAAACAAAGAGAAGACATCATATTGGACTCGGTTAGCtcaagttaacttgttaaattcacAACTCGGTTCATGACATAACAAAAAATGAACTAACCCAGTATGACTAACTATCCCTAATTCAAATGGGATGAGATTGATGATTAATTTAAAGAGCCAtcggctaaaaaaaaaataattatcaaagaattagaaattaaattaaaaaataacttactagaaattaaattaaaaaaaaaaaaagtatagggCGTGCAATGCACATACAGCATACGAGGTAGCCTTATTGCATTCAAGTGAGGCGCAAGGCTCCATCCGAACTCCGTTCACATCTTTCCAAGGCATCGTTGGACAAAATGCGTGTTGTCTAGTCGACGGTGTAGCTCCGattgccattttttttccttttcttctcctttcctcccttttctctctctccattGATTTGCTTGCAACacctggaaaagaaaacaaaaaacaattgttcCCGTCCAGAGTAGACTGTGAGTGTGCAATGATTCTTCTATGACAATCACCTTTTTCTATAATATCCTGGGGGGACCAGATACGGAAGAGATTTGCAAATTGTGGATTTACAAGACAATTTTACTTGATGGACATTTGAAATCCAGGAAGTTGTCACTATAATTAATTGAATACTGTAGCTGTAGCATCAACTACAGAAAGCAAggataagatttttcttttttttaattcagtttcTGATTCTTATACAACTCTCTTTTTCAATCCTTAAATTTACTTGACCGGACATCATGCACAGAAGAAaggtcaaaaaagaaaaaaaatctttgccCAAACAACTTGCATATCTAATTTGCAGAAGTTATGAGCATATAATGCCTTGTCAGTACGACGTTGCATAATCACCAATAGGTATTACTCGACACACACCTAATTCTTTGTTGCAGAAGTTATGAGTGCAAGTTTTGTCACTATGATGTTGTGCAAATGTCATGCAACCACCTACTAGAGTTACACTATCGCACACCTAATTCTCCGTTGCAAATCTACTAGTTGCACAAAGTGTTAATACAGGCACCTACATGTCTCACCAATTACAAATACAATACtatcctatttttattttagtttaatgtagGTGTCTGAActagtttgcgcgcacctcaatTAATCTTatg encodes:
- the LOC7455661 gene encoding sugar carrier protein A — its product is MAGGSIGPAGVAKERAEQYQGRVTCSVIIACVIAAVGGSLFGYDIGISGGVTSMDGFLKKFFHGVYEKKQRAHENNYCKYNDQGLSAFTSSLYLAGLVSSLVASPITRIYGRRISIICGGSSFLIGAILNATSINLAMLLMGRIMLGVGIGFGNQAVPLYLSEMAPTHLRGALNMMFQLATTSGVFTANMVNYGTQKLKPWGWRLSLGLAAFPAILMTVGGIYLSETPNSLIERGMRDKGRKVLEKIRGTKNVDAEFDDMVDASELANSIKHPFRNILIKRNRPQLVMAILLPAFQILTGINSILFYAPVLFQSMGFGRNASLYSSAVTGAALCSSTFIAIATVDRLGRRFLLISGGIQMITCQVIVSIILGVKFGDNQKLSKVFSVLVVIVICLFVVAFGWSWGGLGWTIPSEIFPLETRSAGQSITVAVNLLFTFVIAQVFLSLLCAFKFGIFLFFASWILVMTIFVYFFLPETKGVPIEEMIFLWRKHWFWKKIVPGNPNDDTQYEEGKGVGPNSI